In Episyrphus balteatus chromosome 4, idEpiBalt1.1, whole genome shotgun sequence, the sequence ATTTATCTGGCTGGCTTGATTAAGGCTCATGATATCAAAACATACGGAAATGATTTGACAATTTATAACCTTGTTCAAGAAATTATTTCTCTAGAAATTGAAGGAATTGACCTAATTCTTAATGGCCAGAAAACAACAATTTGCTTAGTAATGGGCCTAATTTTGGGAGATAATTTGGGACTTAACCAGATTCTTGAATTTAGTAAATCTTTCTCTTCTAACTACTACTGTAGGTTCTGTATAGCGCCAATTGCATCGACTAAAGTTATGTGCAAGGAAGATTCAACATTGATTAGAACTGAGGAAAATTATGATGAGAATTTATCTAAAGACTTTTCATCTACAGGAGTTTACAAAAactcaattttgaataaaattccttCTTTTCATGTTGTAACTAATTTTTCCGTTGATCTTATGCATGATATTTTTGAGGGCGTTGCGCATTATAATCTGACACATGTAATACAacattatataaaaaacaaagtatTTACGTTAGCTGAACTTAATGAATATAAGTTAGCATTTTCCTATGGAGATACTGAGAAAGGGAATGTCTTTAAGGATATTACTGTTCaacatttgaaaagaaaaagacTGAATGCTTCAGCAAGAGAGATGTGGACATTTATTCACCATTTTCCTCTGATGATTGGTCACTTAATCCCAGTAAATGATGAAGTTTGGGAGttcatcattatttttataaaaatgattgatATATTGCTTTTACCACAGTGTAATGACAGCAAATTAGATGAACTTGAACATCTAATTGAAAAACACAATGAgttatatcaaaatttatttggCGATACTTTAAAACCTAAACATCACAATCTTATCCATTATCCTCGAATTATACGATATTCAGgacttccaaaattttattggtcatttttatttgaagcaAAACATCAAGAACTAAAATCATACAGTAGAGTTACATCCAGccgtaaaaatattttactttcaatTGCAACGAAATTCCAATTCAAGTTCGCTTACCAAATTACTAAACCCAGGGacgattttcttcaattctcCCATCATGATGAAATATCTTCTGTTGCTGAAAATATATCCGACCTAAGTTTCGATATATTAAATCTGAATTCAAaacatttcgaaaaaattgaatatctAGGAACAGTCTATAAAAAGGGTTCTTACTTATCAATAACCAATAatttaaatgtgattttttttataattacacgTATAATCATTTTAGAtgcaaatagaaaaatatacatGCTTTGCCAGGAAATACCAACAATATTTAACGATCATTatatgtcatttgaaaaaattaagccaaaagaagaaaaatttatattaaaatcaattacAGCATTTGATGGACCACCACCGGTCCATTCTCATAAGATTCTTTATGCTGGTGAATTCATTcgcaaaaaacactttttttcatagaaaacaaCGACTTCAAAATGGATGCTGAATTACCAAGTAGTGAACTTGTTGATGGAAGTGACGTCGAAGTGAATCTTCAATCTGAACAAAGTTCAATAATTTATATGAACGAAAAAGGCGAATTATCATTAGTCAATCCCAATGATCCAAACCAATTAAACAGGGTTGAAGTTACAGTTCAAAATATCATTCCTCAAAAAGACGCTGAAACAAACGATGATGACTTAGAATTAGCCAATCTACTCATGTCGTGGGAACTCTATGACCAACTTTACAAATTTCTTAAAGGttaaatctctttttttattttatagcctGTTTCGACTTGAGCTGAAAAGGGATAATTTCGCAAATCGTCGCCGTTCAATGAAAACTCCCTAAGTCCATTTTTCGTTTATGGAGAAATTGCATTAGAAATTGGTTATCCAATATTAAAGATCCAAAAATGATTTAAGCTGAGTGTTTCTTTGCAttttggtaaaataattttttttatagaattgaaAAATTAAGCTTCCGTTATTggttaacttgaaaaatttaataaaaatcgaaagttacTTAGGGAGTTTTCATTGAACGGCGACGAAATGATCTCATTTcggatgttaaatttttttaaagtaaattatctcatttggaaaCTCATTTTATAGAAATCATTTGCTCTGGTCGAAACAGGCTATTAGAAATCTAACCCAAAATACTTGTATTTGACAGACAAGAAAATCAACATTGAGGGGTTGAAATGCATGAAGGAAAGACATATCGACCAAATATTCTTGGAATTCCCAGACTTCAACACAAAAATGATCTTCGAGTCTAAATTAGGAATTTGGCAAAACGAAAATGTAAGCAAAACTTACTTTTCCAAATATGCATtcagtttaatttttcttttttaaacagGGAGTTTTTACTGTGAGTCCGAGGCCCGTTAATAAATTGACCAATCAACACTCAGTAGAATCGTGGGTTAACACTTTGAGTAGTCCATCGCCAACAAGTAGTTCATCGGATTCTGATGTAAGGTACCAGGTATATAATAtagatggcaaaaaaaaaaaaaaatttaatttattttaatacatatagatataattgtttaatattttaataaatagactAGGATATTCAAATTATGACATCTTGCACTCATTTAATAGATACAAAAGAGATCagaacgaacatttttttttttaaacctagaATGATAATCACATTTTTATATGTCTCAGAGAACggagattatctttctagggtttccagggattttatttagaaaataatttaaatattggcTATGCAACTCTGTTACATGGAGTGTTGCCTCCATCATCGCAGCAGTTTAATggtaaattgaagaaatttacaATTGAAGATTCAAGATCTTCTTTCACTCTGGAAGTGGAATATGCAGGCCAGGTCGAACctatgctaaaaataaaaagggaggaatgtttaaaatcgaaaacaaaacTTCAGCCCCTAATAATTGTTGTTGGTGAGAGatttcattataataatttttatgtgtccTTGGACAATATTATGTTTAAATTAGATACTTATTTGGactgcattattttttatttaaagcttgtttatgtattaaaaatattcaataccTTCCACAGTGTTTTTCGGTATgggtttttatacaaatatttttctttaatattcaaGACGGTAAAAAAATACCTTCTGTTTCCACTTTATTAAATGATATCAatgcattaattaattaaatcataTCAATGgtaaattgaagaaattcacaattgaagattCAAGATCTTCTTTCACTCTGGAAGTGGAATATGCAAGCCAGATTGAACCTTTGCTTAGAATAAAACGGGAGGAATGGTATCCTTGgacaatattaaatttaaattaaatacatatttagactgtattaatttttatttaaagcttgTATATGTATTAAATATTCAATACCCTCCACAGTGTTTATTTTATGCCACGTATTCttattcaaaaacattttttcttcaatattcaAGACGGTacaaaattccttttttaaattcattagtACTTTAAATGATTTACGTTATCAGTAactctatttgaaaaaattttttttgaatgcaatttgATTGTATGAAATCCTTCATCatcaaagcatttaaaaaactgactgttcaaaaaagatttttcacTTTCGAAGCGCCAGCCAAATATAACCCATCCtgcaaaggaaaagaaaaaatgttttaaaatcgaATATGAAACTTTAGTAGTAATGAGTGAAAAATcgattatttaattttaggtaACTGTACtagaaattttgaagaaaacagaACAGGGCAGAGCAATTTTAGAATCCTATCGCCTCAAAAATTGTTTGACTCCAGAGGATCGAACAAATTTGGTCCACAAAATTGTCCAATattttactgaaaataaaaagaaaatgacGGTTAAGAGGTGTGAAATCTTGGCAGAGGAAATCGTAAAAATTTTTCCTACAGAAAACTTGGTTGGTTTTTTGGGGGTTCAAACTAAATTCGCTTTATATTATAAACTTTAATTACAGGGTTCGTACTTTGTTCGAGGGTTTAACAAAATCCCCCCCAAGGGTAAACTGTACGACCGATATAGAGGACAACGAAGATCTCTAAAGCAGCTCTATAAAACTGATCCCACGTCATCAAAGAAAGTTAAACTGGCAGAAGTGGAAGATAATTCCAAAGAGGATTGTGATGAAGAACCAATAAACGAGACCGAGATGCAAAGGGTTTGCGACGAGCTGAAACAAAACCGGGACTGGGAAACAGTTACTAAACAATGGAAACAAACTATGCCATTCAGGAGGGATATGATTTCCCAAAGCTCTGacattgacctccacacagtcCTTCAGGAGTGGCCGCTTTACAAATATTCACGAGCGCCAGAACTGGTAAGAACATTCGTTTTTAATAGGTTTTTATaagatcaaaaagcgtagagcGCATTTTGTTAAAGCGCTCGACGCTTTCTGATGTAACCATTTTTGATATAAGCCAATTAAATTAGGATAAAAGAGTATTTTCAGTTATATAAACtgtgtatatattttatatcactaaaaaatttcttcaacttTAATTAATTACATTGATGTACACAATATCTATAATCTTCTACATAATAGTATGTTTTATTCTGTCTATTAACAGATTGCCATGgattacaattttataaaaCCGAATAATGGGTTCGACTTCACCAAATGggaacaattttcgaaaatagcCCTAGAATTGTTCACAGCGAGGATCAAGTGCAGCGCTCTTAAATCATTCCTCAATGAATTCAGGGAGAATATTGACGACCTTGACATAGGTAGAaccttgtttttatttaaactctttttttttaaattctgttttattttaattttttaattattttttacttatgacgtattaatttattttcagataACGTCAATATTGGCTATGCAACTCTGTTACATGGAGTGTTGCCTCCATCATCGCAGCAGTTTAATggtaaattgaagaaatttacaATTGAAGATTCAAAATCATCTTTCACTCTGGAAGTGGAATGTGCAGGCCAGGTCGAACctatgctaaaaataaaaagggaggaatgtttaaaatcgaaaacaaaacTTCAGCCCCTAATAATTGTTGTTGGTGAGAGatttcattataataatttttatgtgtccTTGGACAATATTATGTTTAAATTAGATACTTATTTGGactgcattattttttatttaaagctcgtttatgtattaaatattcAATACCCTCCACAGTGTTTTTCGGTATGGgtttttatacaaatgtttttctttaatattcaagacggtaaaaaaataccttctgtttcaactttactaaatgatataaatgcattaattaattaaattatatcaatGTATTATTTTGTACAGTCCATGTTCTACATATACAGTActggacaaaataaaatacgcaCTATCCGAACTTTCACATTTATGCTATTCTCGCTCCCCAAGTTATCAATAAAATAATCTTTAGTGAGAACTTAAATTAAgaacttaaattattttctctctcgtttcaagcattttttacattatttcgaCAGAACCGTATAAGGATAGTATTAGACTTTCTTAATCACTACTTTAGATTATTTTATTGATAACTTGGGGAGCGAGAATAGCATAAATGTGAAAGTTCGGATAGtgcgtattttattttgtccagTACTGTATTTAATGTATTGCTGAAGTGAGTTTGTAAAAAGAAAGCATGTTCTTCCATTAAAAAATCTAAgagtaatttatatttaatctaagagtaatttatgtttaaacaaacaaaacgaaaataaattatatttataattataaaattacatgatttttttctttttttcaaaaaggatttttttcagcTATGGATTCACCtaaggaaataggtaaaaattacctaggaataaggtaattCACCTAAGGAACTAGGTAAAGATTACCTAGGAataaggtaaaatctgcctaggaataaggtaattcaccttaggaaataggtaaaaattacctaggaataaggtaattcacctaaggaaataggtaaagattacctaggaataaggtaattcacctaaggaaataggtaaagattacctaggaataaggtaaaatctgcctaggaataaggtaattcaccttaggaaataggtaaaatctgcctaggaataaggtaattcacctaaggaaataggtaaaaattacctaggaataaggtaaaatctgcctaggaataaggtaattcaccttaggaaataggtaaaattagcctaggaataagctaattcaccttaggaaataggtaaaatctgcctaggaataagctaaatcaccttagaaactaggtaaaatctgcctaggaataagctaaatcaacctagaaactaggtaaaatctgcctaggcctaagctaaatcaccttagaaactaggtaaaatcaGCCTAGGACTAAGctaattcaccttaggaaataggtaaaattgAATTCCGAAAAtgtaattcaccttaggaaataggtaaaatctgcctaggaataagctaaatcaccttagaaactaggtaaaatctgcctaggaataagctaaatcaccctagaaactaggtaaaatctgcctaggcctaagctaaatcaccttagaaactaggtaaaatcagcctaggactaaggtaattcaccttaggaaataggtaaaattgAATTCCGAAAAtgtaattcaccttaggaaataggtaaaatctgcctaggaataagctaaatcaccttagaaactaggtaaaatctgcctaggaataagctaaatcaccctagaaactaggtaaaatctgcctaggcctaagctaaatcaccttagaaactaggtaaaatcagcctaggactaaggtaattcaccttaggaaataggtaaaattgAATTCGGAATAtgtaattcaccttaggaaataggtaaaatctgcctaggcctaagct encodes:
- the LOC129919944 gene encoding uncharacterized protein LOC129919944, translating into MDAELPSSELVDGSDVEVNLQSEQSSIIYMNEKGELSLVNPNDPNQLNRVEVTVQNIIPQKDAETNDDDLELANLLMSWELYDQLYKFLKDKKINIEGLKCMKERHIDQIFLEFPDFNTKMIFESKLGIWQNENGVFTVSPRPVNKLTNQHSVESWVNTLSSPSPTSSSSDSDVTVLEILKKTEQGRAILESYRLKNCLTPEDRTNLVHKIVQYFTENKKKMTVKRCEILAEEIVKIFPTENLGSYFVRGFNKIPPKGKLYDRYRGQRRSLKQLYKTDPTSSKKVKLAEVEDNSKEDCDEEPINETEMQRVCDELKQNRDWETVTKQWKQTMPFRRDMISQSSDIDLHTVLQEWPLYKYSRAPELIAMDYNFIKPNNGFDFTKWEQFSKIALELFTARIKCSALKSFLNEFRENIDDLDIDNVNIGYATLLHGVLPPSSQQFNGKLKKFTIEDSKSSFTLEVECAGQVEPMLKIKREECLKSKTKLQPLIIVVGERFHYNNFYVSLDNIMFKLDTYLDCIIFYLKLVYVLNIQYPPQCFSVWVFIQMFFFNIQDGKKIPSVSTLLNDINALIN